One genomic window of Vicia villosa cultivar HV-30 ecotype Madison, WI unplaced genomic scaffold, Vvil1.0 ctg.001710F_1_1, whole genome shotgun sequence includes the following:
- the LOC131636390 gene encoding agamous-like MADS-box protein AGL80 — MDEITTLCGIDACGIIYDENMSQSKIWPSKDTFQTLMDKFRTLPESEQRNVTFDHEDFLKQTIAKDREKLMKQTDIITKKKEMNNLLDHFIRTGEFDGNDLRESDLEDISFLIDSNLKGLEQMTK; from the coding sequence ATGGATGAAATTACCACCCTTTGTGGAATTGATGCATGTGGCATAATCTACGATGAAAATATGTCACAATCAAAAATTTGGCCATCAAAAGATACATTTCAAACATTGATGGACAAATTTAGAACCCTTCCTGAATCAGAACAAAGAAATGTGACCTTTGATCACGAGGACTTCTTGAAGCAGACGATAGCGAAAGATCGAGAGAAATTAATGAAACAAACGGACATCATCACCAAGAAGAAGGAAATGAATAATTTACTTGATCATTTTATTCGAACAGGTGAATTTGATGGAAATGATTTGAGGGAAAGTGATCTCGAAGATATATCGTTTCTTATTGATAGCAATCTAAAAGGACTCGAGCAGATGACGAAATAG
- the LOC131636382 gene encoding agamous-like MADS-box protein AGL80, whose amino-acid sequence MATRKIELDYISDGSKRNTTLRKRKQGIIKKMDEITTLCGIDACGIIYDENMSHPTIWPSKDTFQTLMDRFRALPESKQRKVTLDHEGLLKMTIAKDQEKLMKQKDITKKKEMNNLLDHFIRTGEFDGNDLSESDLEDLSLLVDSNLKELE is encoded by the exons ATGGCTACAAGAAAAATTGAGCTTGACTACATTAGTGATGGCTCCAAGAGAAATACAACATTGAGAAAAAGGAAGCAAG GTATCATTAAGAAGATGGATGAAATTACCACCCTTTGTGGAATTGATGCATGTGGCATAATCTATGATGAAAATATGTCACATCCAACAATTTGGCCATCAAAAGATACATTTCAAACATTGATGGACAGATTTAGAGCCCTTCCTGAATCCAAACAAAGAAAAGTGACGTTGGATCACGAGGGCTTATTGAAGATGACAATAgcgaaagatcaagagaaattAATGAAACAAAAGGACATCACCAAGAAGAAGGAAATGAATAATTTACTTGATCATTTTATCCGAACAGGTGAGTTTGATGGAAATGATTTGAGCGAGAGTGATCTCGAAGATCTGTCGTTGCTTGTTGATAGCAACCTTAAAGAACTCGAGTAG